A window from Posidoniimonas polymericola encodes these proteins:
- a CDS encoding DUF1559 domain-containing protein, translating into MLAPPSSLIRLRLLVTAAALLAAAAAQAQIQGVPEIITLSSLNMTSGDTLYVDVGGLAPGQQHDQYLIPNGSVNLAGNLELNFLNGFQPASGDQIQAIFGAAVDGEFDSFFFDTPPPADIAVQLLYGPNSLDVAFVAPKEGLTLQSQVTQNNWFQPEIWQGNRVPTSIDVLNLVNPPGAGAQVVTVNSFTGGPVSAFVHELTIAGANQQTMALRVQSPASTLSATRRVTVEAGGSLQLLGGRLATSELDVEPGGELLMLGGQLSSGAAPVQMRSQMIGNGLVSGGVDVVAGGVVRPGTSRASSIGEFSIDGNYLQKQGGELQMEVFGETPDEIDRLAINGDAILGGTLDVDFSKLKSPERGQKFELITAGSIARNEQFDQVNIHGLLPFGLFAAPVYYTTSMAMVIAETGDMNFDGVFDDADVDLFVLALRNRDAYFNYELDGYPIGFEADYTGDTNANGRLDFGDIDAFLDKLPAPAAAYANVQLGLVAVPEPSAALLLAVGLAPWCGRRRRPTARRVGFTLVELLVVITIISVLIALLLPAVQAAREAARRSTCKNNLKQQGLGLLLYHDQHKRLPPAARLAKERGVPGTPWRVLILPYLEEGGLYEQIAAVEDRAEDNYGGMANVQASEIEVPLYRCPSKVMDEGTNKSAHYDAVAGASGDPDSWSAGDQTCGDVMQNGSMYPESKVQISRITDGTSHTLAIGERSYIYQTHWLLGATWGGNPGMYSRICMGAAKNVVYPINASRETFGYGLTDHGAPGPRKLSFNDLEFASEHAGGASFLMTDGSVQFLQQDLDVNILRALSTRNGDEVVAPL; encoded by the coding sequence ATGCTCGCGCCCCCTTCCAGCCTGATCCGCCTACGCCTGCTCGTTACGGCGGCGGCCCTGCTCGCGGCTGCCGCGGCCCAGGCTCAGATCCAGGGCGTCCCGGAGATTATCACGCTCTCCTCGCTCAACATGACGTCGGGCGACACGCTTTACGTGGACGTCGGTGGGCTTGCTCCGGGCCAGCAGCACGACCAGTACTTGATCCCTAACGGCAGCGTCAACCTGGCGGGGAACCTGGAGCTGAACTTCCTCAACGGCTTCCAGCCAGCAAGCGGCGACCAGATCCAGGCAATCTTCGGCGCCGCGGTCGACGGCGAGTTCGACTCATTCTTCTTCGACACGCCGCCGCCCGCTGACATCGCAGTCCAGCTTCTGTATGGTCCGAATTCGCTCGACGTAGCGTTCGTCGCCCCGAAGGAAGGCCTAACCCTGCAGTCTCAGGTGACGCAGAACAATTGGTTCCAGCCGGAGATCTGGCAGGGCAACCGGGTCCCAACCTCGATCGACGTCCTGAACCTTGTTAACCCTCCCGGCGCCGGAGCTCAGGTCGTTACGGTCAACTCGTTCACCGGCGGTCCGGTGTCAGCGTTCGTGCACGAGCTCACCATCGCTGGCGCTAATCAGCAGACAATGGCCTTGAGGGTTCAGAGCCCTGCGTCGACGCTCTCGGCCACTCGACGGGTGACCGTCGAAGCAGGCGGATCCCTGCAGCTCTTGGGGGGACGGCTCGCGACCAGTGAGTTGGATGTCGAGCCTGGGGGCGAGCTGCTCATGCTGGGCGGCCAGCTCTCGAGCGGGGCAGCCCCTGTGCAGATGCGGTCGCAGATGATCGGCAACGGCCTGGTGTCGGGCGGGGTGGACGTTGTGGCCGGCGGGGTGGTTCGGCCCGGCACGAGTCGCGCTAGTTCGATCGGCGAGTTCTCGATAGACGGCAACTACCTTCAGAAGCAGGGCGGCGAGCTGCAGATGGAAGTATTTGGCGAGACGCCCGACGAGATCGACCGCCTGGCCATCAACGGCGACGCGATCCTGGGCGGCACGCTGGACGTCGACTTTTCTAAGCTTAAGTCGCCCGAGCGGGGGCAGAAGTTCGAACTCATCACGGCCGGATCAATTGCCCGGAACGAGCAGTTCGACCAGGTGAACATCCACGGGCTGCTGCCGTTCGGCCTGTTCGCCGCGCCCGTCTACTACACCACGAGCATGGCGATGGTCATCGCCGAGACCGGCGACATGAACTTCGACGGCGTTTTTGACGACGCCGACGTCGACCTCTTCGTGCTGGCCCTCCGCAACCGCGACGCCTACTTCAACTACGAACTGGACGGCTACCCGATCGGCTTCGAGGCGGACTACACGGGCGACACCAACGCCAATGGGCGGCTCGATTTTGGCGACATCGACGCCTTCCTCGACAAGCTGCCCGCCCCGGCCGCGGCGTACGCAAACGTGCAGCTGGGGCTAGTCGCGGTTCCCGAGCCATCCGCGGCGCTGCTGCTGGCTGTGGGTCTCGCGCCGTGGTGCGGCAGGCGTCGGCGACCCACAGCGCGTCGTGTCGGGTTTACTCTGGTGGAACTGCTGGTCGTGATCACCATTATATCGGTGTTGATCGCGTTGCTGCTTCCTGCGGTCCAAGCAGCGCGGGAAGCGGCCCGCAGGTCGACCTGCAAGAACAACCTCAAACAGCAGGGCCTCGGCTTGCTGCTCTATCACGACCAGCACAAGCGTTTGCCGCCCGCGGCCCGATTGGCCAAGGAGCGGGGTGTTCCCGGAACCCCGTGGCGAGTGCTGATCTTGCCGTACCTCGAGGAGGGCGGCCTGTACGAACAGATTGCCGCTGTCGAGGACCGCGCGGAAGACAATTACGGCGGGATGGCGAACGTCCAGGCCAGTGAGATTGAAGTACCCCTGTACCGGTGCCCTAGCAAGGTGATGGATGAGGGGACTAACAAAAGCGCGCACTACGACGCGGTTGCAGGGGCTTCAGGAGACCCGGACTCCTGGAGCGCCGGCGATCAGACCTGCGGCGACGTCATGCAGAACGGATCGATGTACCCAGAGAGCAAAGTGCAGATCTCGCGCATCACCGATGGAACTTCTCACACGCTTGCGATCGGCGAGCGGTCGTACATCTACCAGACCCACTGGCTCCTGGGCGCGACCTGGGGAGGGAATCCTGGGATGTACAGCCGGATCTGCATGGGCGCCGCCAAGAATGTGGTCTACCCGATAAACGCGAGCCGCGAAACGTTCGGCTACGGCCTGACGGATCACGGCGCGCCGGGGCCGAGGAAGCTGTCCTTCAACGACCTCGAATTCGCCAGCGAGCACGCCGGCGGCGCCAGCTTCTTGATGACCGATGGCAGCGTGCAGTTCCTCCAGCAGGACCTGGACGTCAATATCCTGCGGGCTCTGTCGACCCGCAACGGCGACGAGGTTGTCGCTCCCCTGTAG
- a CDS encoding ECF-type sigma factor, whose product MSVPSDRSITCWIADLKEGDDSEAQHALWQRYFNRLVGLARQTLGASPRGAEDEEDVALSALKSFFDGVNQGEFPDLHDRDGLWPLLAKITARKAINQRKRQLAAKRGGGRVVTASEAGGHGRDGEPRQLDFVEDDLSPASIVALNDECKRLIDLLPEPILQEIARHKLAGYTTGEIATQLGVAPRTVERKTGLIRSHWKQEAENLAGDE is encoded by the coding sequence ATGTCTGTCCCCTCAGATCGTTCGATTACGTGCTGGATCGCCGACCTCAAGGAAGGCGACGACTCTGAGGCTCAGCACGCGCTCTGGCAGCGGTACTTCAACCGGCTGGTCGGACTCGCTCGCCAGACGCTCGGCGCCAGCCCGCGCGGCGCCGAGGACGAAGAGGACGTAGCGCTCAGCGCGTTGAAGAGCTTTTTTGACGGAGTCAATCAGGGCGAGTTCCCCGACCTGCACGACCGCGACGGACTCTGGCCGCTCCTGGCAAAGATCACCGCCCGCAAGGCCATCAATCAGCGCAAACGTCAGCTGGCCGCCAAACGAGGTGGGGGCCGGGTGGTGACCGCCTCCGAGGCCGGCGGCCACGGCCGCGACGGCGAGCCGCGCCAGCTCGACTTCGTCGAGGACGATCTCTCACCAGCGTCGATCGTAGCGCTCAACGACGAGTGCAAACGACTGATCGATCTGCTCCCCGAACCAATCCTGCAGGAGATCGCCAGGCACAAGCTGGCAGGCTACACGACAGGCGAGATCGCAACTCAGCTCGGCGTGGCGCCGCGTACGGTGGAGCGGAAGACCGGGCTCATCCGGTCGCACTGGAAGCAAGAGGCCGAGAACCTCGCCGGCGACGAGTAG
- a CDS encoding TolC family protein: MKYNAFHITAAALLTGCSAFQPAETTSHLEPAQATTNAELQAVAFEQEVIPSDPGPALVAEPLQQPADLASASPPPAAVPRRLPPQQTGLTLASLEEAALANNPVVKQAHAKVRALCGKRLQAGLPPNPTIGYQGSEIGNGSAAGQQGAYVGQEFIVAHKLQRDQAIVSAEIRKAYQDVAAAERRVKTDVQARFYETLLAQRRVELAGELSRLANRAASASQALLDAQEIPVAGLLQTEVQQQNALLQAATAQNRLEQAWRELSAVLGAETLPPQPLAGDLTPLPEPLDWELELARLRTESPELSAAIAEVERARRVLNRECVEPRPNITGQVGVQYDYSSSDTITSVQIGMPLPLWNRNQGAISQARAEITRTSHNVDRLELALQQRLARAFRDYADARVTAETYLNEVLPRSQRTFQLVQSGYQEGEIGYLALLAAQQTNSQTNLAYLDALGNLWRSKVLIDGLLLEESLSAEY; encoded by the coding sequence ATGAAATACAACGCGTTCCACATCACCGCCGCCGCGCTGCTAACCGGTTGCAGTGCGTTCCAACCGGCTGAAACGACTTCGCACCTAGAGCCGGCTCAGGCGACAACTAACGCAGAATTGCAGGCGGTCGCGTTTGAGCAGGAGGTGATCCCTTCCGACCCGGGTCCCGCGCTGGTCGCCGAGCCGCTGCAGCAGCCGGCCGACCTCGCAAGCGCTAGCCCCCCGCCCGCCGCGGTCCCGCGCCGTCTGCCGCCCCAGCAGACCGGTTTGACGCTCGCGAGCCTCGAGGAAGCGGCGCTGGCCAACAACCCGGTGGTCAAGCAGGCCCACGCAAAGGTCCGCGCGCTCTGCGGCAAGCGACTCCAGGCCGGCCTGCCGCCCAATCCCACCATCGGCTACCAGGGCAGCGAGATCGGCAACGGCAGCGCCGCTGGTCAGCAGGGGGCCTACGTGGGTCAGGAGTTCATCGTCGCCCACAAGCTGCAACGCGACCAGGCGATTGTCTCGGCCGAGATCCGCAAGGCTTACCAGGACGTCGCGGCCGCCGAGCGGCGGGTCAAGACCGACGTTCAGGCCCGGTTCTACGAGACGCTGCTCGCCCAGCGCCGTGTTGAGCTGGCCGGCGAGCTCTCCAGGCTCGCCAACAGGGCGGCGTCGGCATCCCAGGCATTGCTGGACGCCCAGGAGATCCCGGTCGCTGGCCTGCTGCAGACCGAGGTTCAGCAGCAGAACGCGTTGCTGCAGGCCGCCACCGCCCAGAACCGTCTTGAGCAGGCGTGGCGCGAATTGTCCGCCGTGCTCGGCGCGGAAACCCTGCCCCCACAACCGCTGGCGGGCGACCTAACGCCGCTGCCGGAGCCACTCGACTGGGAGCTGGAACTCGCGCGGCTGAGGACCGAGAGTCCGGAGCTCTCCGCGGCGATCGCCGAGGTCGAGCGGGCCCGCAGGGTGCTTAATCGCGAATGTGTTGAGCCGCGTCCGAACATTACGGGTCAGGTCGGCGTGCAGTACGACTACAGCAGCAGCGACACCATTACCAGCGTGCAGATTGGCATGCCGCTTCCGTTGTGGAATCGAAACCAGGGCGCGATCAGTCAGGCGCGTGCCGAGATCACCCGCACAAGCCACAACGTAGACCGACTAGAGCTGGCGCTGCAGCAGCGGCTCGCAAGGGCGTTCCGCGACTACGCCGACGCCCGGGTCACCGCCGAGACCTATCTGAATGAGGTTCTGCCGCGGTCTCAGCGGACGTTCCAGCTGGTCCAGTCGGGCTACCAGGAGGGGGAGATCGGCTACCTGGCGTTGCTTGCCGCTCAGCAGACGAATTCTCAAACCAACCTCGCCTACCTCGACGCCCTCGGCAACCTCTGGCGGAGCAAGGTGCTTATCGATGGGCTGTTGTTGGAAGAGAGCCTTTCCGCCGAGTACTAA
- a CDS encoding efflux RND transporter periplasmic adaptor subunit, with translation MIVLGLSATAAFMLLKDRLPGIPGDGSPVVAATDDHQQEAGHANEATASPALQVSKRGLQNIGYEPYTVAFREYERRLVLPAIVVERPGKSQTHITAPLTGIVTSIEVVQGQAVTPGTLLFRLKLTHEELVGAQRDFLQDLANLEVVEREVARLKELGDGVVAGKRIIEQQYERRKLRASLAAEEQAMLLHGLTKEQVRSIRESQELLPSVDIFAPGHTHGESEDEHEHPLVVQRLGISVGQQVQVGEEMAVLADHHLLQIEGAAFEDDAEQVRESAAKGRAVTARLVSGDNAAVSGLKIQYVAGQVDPVSRAFKIYLNLPNKTALDKTTDDGVRFFEWLYKPGQRMQIDLVVERTPGQLVLPAAAVVSDGAENYVYRQNGGQFQQTPVHLLSRDKEWVVAANDGALYEGDVIAGRGAYQLHLALKNQAGGGVDPHAGHNH, from the coding sequence ATGATTGTTCTGGGCCTCTCGGCAACCGCCGCGTTCATGCTGCTCAAAGACCGACTTCCCGGCATCCCCGGCGATGGTTCGCCGGTCGTCGCGGCGACCGATGACCATCAACAGGAGGCCGGTCACGCGAACGAGGCTACCGCGAGCCCGGCCCTGCAGGTCAGCAAACGCGGGCTGCAGAACATCGGCTACGAGCCGTACACGGTGGCGTTCCGGGAGTACGAACGCCGGCTTGTGCTGCCCGCCATCGTGGTCGAGCGGCCCGGCAAGTCGCAGACCCACATCACCGCGCCGCTCACCGGGATCGTGACTTCGATTGAGGTGGTGCAGGGGCAGGCCGTTACGCCCGGCACGCTGCTGTTCCGGTTGAAGCTGACGCACGAGGAACTGGTCGGCGCCCAGCGGGACTTCCTGCAGGACCTGGCCAACCTCGAGGTGGTGGAACGCGAGGTCGCCCGCCTCAAAGAGCTCGGCGACGGCGTCGTGGCGGGCAAGCGGATCATCGAGCAGCAGTACGAGCGGCGAAAGCTGCGGGCCTCGCTCGCGGCCGAGGAGCAGGCGATGCTGCTGCACGGTCTGACCAAGGAGCAGGTCCGCTCCATACGCGAGTCTCAAGAACTGCTGCCGTCGGTGGACATCTTCGCCCCGGGGCACACGCACGGAGAGTCGGAGGACGAGCACGAGCACCCCTTGGTCGTGCAGCGATTGGGGATTTCGGTTGGCCAGCAGGTGCAGGTTGGCGAGGAGATGGCTGTGCTGGCCGACCACCACCTGCTGCAGATCGAGGGGGCGGCCTTCGAAGACGACGCCGAGCAGGTCCGCGAGTCCGCGGCCAAGGGGCGCGCCGTGACCGCGCGGCTAGTCAGCGGCGACAACGCCGCCGTGTCGGGACTAAAGATCCAGTATGTCGCAGGGCAGGTCGACCCGGTGTCGCGGGCGTTCAAAATCTACCTGAACCTCCCGAACAAGACGGCGCTCGACAAGACCACCGACGACGGGGTGCGGTTCTTTGAGTGGTTGTACAAGCCCGGCCAGCGGATGCAGATCGACCTGGTTGTCGAACGGACGCCCGGCCAGCTTGTGCTGCCGGCCGCCGCGGTCGTGAGCGATGGCGCCGAGAACTATGTCTACCGGCAGAACGGCGGCCAGTTTCAACAGACGCCGGTGCACCTGCTGTCACGGGACAAGGAGTGGGTCGTCGCCGCAAACGACGGCGCCCTGTACGAGGGGGACGTCATCGCCGGGCGGGGAGCCTACCAGCTCCACCTGGCTTTGAAGAACCAAGCCGGCGGCGGGGTCGACCCCCACGCCGGACACAACCACTAG
- a CDS encoding efflux RND transporter permease subunit, protein MLNAIIRFALTNRPLVLAAAVAVLGVGVWQALRLPIDVFPDLNRPRVVIMTEAHGLAPEEVETLVTFPLETALNGVTGVEAVRSSSGIGLSVIYVEFEWGTDIYDDRQIVSERVAVAQESLPRGVRPQLMPISSLMGQIMVVGMQADERVSPMELRTIADWTVRQRLLAIKGVSQIIVMGGERRQLQVLVDPDRLIQYGVSLQEVKEAIADSNQNTTGGYLDEQGPNELLVRSLGRVHTVAELRDVVVTHRDRQSVTLSQVATVVEGPQVKRGDSSAFVRADETSVPGDSVLLTVLKQPRADTRKVTEEVLDALRTLSPTLPEGVRITPSLYQQRTFIDLAVQNVVDALRDGSLLVVVCLFAFLLSLRTTFITLTAIPLSIAVTAIVFAMLGLSVNTMTLGGLAVAIGELVDDAIVDVENIYRRLRENRASGTPRHPLQVVYQASIEVRGSIVYGTMIVVLVFVPLFALSGMEGRLFTPLGIAYIVSILSSLLVSLTLTPVLSYLLLGRRQLKLHAGDSFLVRLLKAVAGAAVAASVRWAAAVILLAAVAVGVAGWAMVSLERDFLPPFNEGAVQVNVLLPPGASLAESNRVAGLVEKRLVQIPDILSFARKTGRAELDEHAEGVNVTEYIATIDPASPRSREEVIDEISAALAETPGVVASVEQPIAHLISHMLSGVKAQVAIKLYGPDLDTLRAEAEAIRNAIKPVPGVRDLIVELQSIVPQLRVEADGEKLRFFGLRRADVNELIETAMQGEVISQVREGQRTFDLLVRFGEQHREDIDSLRRLRIDLPAGGSVKLEDVANIYRSGGPNTIKREQVSRRIAVQCNVSGRGLVDVVNAIKQRLEPIVAELPTGYYIEYGGQFESQQVASRVIGLLFLVSLVGMFLVLYKMFGSANLALQVMVALPMAFIGSVAALWLTGQTLTIASMVGFISLCGIASRNGILLLSHYLNLVRHEGEGWTREMLVRAGQERLSPMLMTALTSGIGLAPLALSAGEPGKEILYPVATVIIGGLITCTLLEFLVRPAMFWTFGLDAARRVVESADELPPLDDSQDGERRFG, encoded by the coding sequence ATGCTGAATGCGATCATTCGTTTTGCGCTGACCAACCGCCCGCTGGTGCTCGCCGCCGCGGTGGCGGTGCTAGGCGTCGGCGTCTGGCAGGCGCTGCGGTTGCCGATCGATGTGTTCCCCGACCTCAACCGGCCCCGGGTCGTGATCATGACCGAGGCCCACGGGCTCGCGCCCGAGGAGGTCGAGACCCTCGTCACCTTTCCGCTCGAGACCGCCCTGAACGGCGTCACCGGGGTCGAGGCGGTGCGCAGCTCGTCGGGCATCGGCTTGTCGGTAATCTACGTCGAGTTCGAGTGGGGCACCGACATCTACGACGACCGCCAGATCGTGAGCGAGCGCGTCGCGGTCGCCCAGGAGTCGCTCCCGCGCGGCGTTCGGCCCCAGCTAATGCCGATCTCTTCGCTGATGGGGCAGATCATGGTCGTCGGGATGCAAGCGGACGAGAGGGTCTCGCCGATGGAGCTGAGAACGATCGCCGACTGGACCGTGCGCCAGCGGCTGCTGGCGATCAAGGGGGTCTCGCAGATCATCGTCATGGGGGGCGAGCGGCGGCAGCTGCAGGTGCTGGTCGACCCCGATCGGTTGATCCAGTACGGCGTCTCGCTGCAGGAAGTCAAGGAGGCGATCGCCGACAGCAATCAGAACACCACCGGCGGCTACCTCGACGAACAGGGCCCAAACGAGCTGCTGGTCCGCTCACTCGGGCGCGTGCACACGGTCGCCGAGTTGCGGGACGTCGTGGTGACGCACCGCGACCGCCAGTCGGTCACGCTTTCGCAGGTCGCCACGGTCGTCGAGGGACCGCAGGTGAAGCGGGGCGACAGCTCGGCGTTCGTCCGTGCGGACGAGACCTCCGTCCCCGGCGATTCGGTGCTGCTCACTGTGCTCAAGCAGCCGCGGGCCGACACGCGGAAGGTGACCGAGGAGGTGTTGGACGCGCTCAGGACGCTCTCCCCAACACTGCCGGAGGGCGTCCGGATCACCCCCTCGCTTTACCAGCAACGCACCTTCATCGACCTTGCCGTACAGAATGTTGTCGACGCGCTGCGGGACGGCTCGCTGCTGGTGGTGGTCTGCTTGTTCGCGTTCCTGCTCAGCCTGCGGACGACCTTCATCACGCTCACCGCCATCCCGTTGTCGATCGCGGTGACGGCGATCGTCTTTGCGATGCTCGGCTTGTCGGTCAACACCATGACGCTCGGCGGTTTGGCGGTCGCCATCGGCGAGCTGGTGGACGACGCCATCGTCGACGTCGAGAACATCTACCGCCGACTCCGGGAGAACCGGGCGTCTGGCACGCCTCGCCACCCGCTGCAGGTGGTCTACCAGGCAAGCATCGAGGTCCGCGGATCCATCGTCTACGGGACGATGATCGTGGTGCTGGTGTTCGTGCCGCTGTTCGCCCTGTCCGGCATGGAGGGGCGGCTCTTCACGCCGCTGGGCATCGCCTACATCGTTTCTATCCTGTCTTCGCTGCTGGTGTCGCTGACGCTGACTCCGGTGCTGAGCTACCTGCTCCTGGGGCGGCGGCAGCTGAAGCTGCACGCTGGCGACAGCTTTCTCGTCCGCCTGCTCAAGGCCGTCGCCGGGGCGGCGGTCGCCGCGAGTGTGCGGTGGGCGGCGGCTGTGATCTTACTGGCCGCGGTCGCGGTTGGGGTCGCCGGCTGGGCAATGGTGAGCCTTGAACGCGACTTCCTGCCCCCCTTCAATGAGGGCGCCGTCCAGGTCAACGTGCTCCTCCCCCCCGGCGCGTCGCTCGCGGAGTCTAACCGCGTCGCCGGCCTGGTCGAGAAACGCCTGGTGCAGATCCCGGACATCCTGTCGTTCGCCCGCAAGACGGGACGCGCCGAACTCGACGAGCACGCCGAAGGGGTGAACGTCACCGAGTACATCGCCACGATCGACCCGGCCAGCCCGCGTTCGCGCGAAGAGGTCATCGACGAGATCAGCGCCGCCTTGGCCGAAACGCCCGGCGTTGTCGCTTCGGTCGAACAGCCGATCGCGCACCTGATCTCGCATATGCTGTCGGGCGTGAAGGCGCAGGTAGCGATCAAGCTCTACGGCCCCGACCTCGACACCCTCCGAGCCGAGGCCGAGGCGATCCGCAACGCGATCAAGCCGGTGCCGGGCGTGCGGGACCTGATTGTTGAGCTGCAGTCGATCGTGCCGCAGCTGCGCGTCGAGGCCGACGGCGAGAAGCTCCGCTTCTTCGGCCTGCGGCGGGCCGATGTCAACGAGCTGATCGAGACCGCCATGCAGGGCGAGGTGATCTCGCAGGTGCGCGAGGGCCAGCGGACGTTCGACCTGCTGGTGCGATTCGGCGAGCAGCACCGCGAAGACATCGATTCGCTCCGCCGGCTGAGGATCGACCTGCCCGCCGGCGGCAGTGTGAAGCTGGAGGACGTCGCTAACATCTACCGGTCGGGCGGCCCGAACACCATCAAACGCGAACAAGTCAGTCGGCGGATCGCGGTGCAGTGCAACGTCTCGGGCCGCGGCCTGGTCGACGTGGTCAACGCCATCAAGCAGCGGCTCGAGCCGATCGTCGCGGAACTGCCTACCGGCTATTACATCGAATACGGCGGGCAGTTTGAGAGCCAGCAGGTCGCCTCCCGCGTGATCGGCCTGCTGTTCCTGGTGTCGCTCGTCGGGATGTTCCTGGTGCTGTACAAGATGTTTGGCTCCGCAAACCTCGCGTTGCAGGTGATGGTTGCGCTGCCCATGGCGTTTATCGGCAGTGTCGCGGCGTTGTGGCTTACCGGGCAGACACTGACCATCGCTAGCATGGTTGGTTTCATCTCGCTCTGCGGCATCGCGTCGCGCAACGGGATCCTGCTGCTCAGCCACTACCTGAACCTGGTGCGCCACGAGGGGGAGGGCTGGACACGCGAGATGCTGGTCCGCGCCGGGCAGGAACGGCTTTCCCCGATGCTGATGACGGCGTTGACCTCCGGCATCGGCCTGGCGCCGCTGGCACTGTCGGCCGGCGAACCTGGCAAGGAAATACTTTACCCAGTGGCGACCGTCATCATTGGCGGACTGATTACTTGCACTTTGCTGGAGTTCCTGGTGCGGCCCGCGATGTTCTGGACCTTTGGACTGGACGCCGCGCGGCGGGTCGTCGAGAGCGCCGACGAGCTGCCGCCGCTGGACGATTCGCAAGACGGTGAACGCCGTTTTGGATAA
- a CDS encoding sulfatase family protein produces the protein MHGPLFPLSLIASGLLGLCLQGAAIAATTQRPNILLVFTDDHATQAISAYGSRINQTPNIDRLAIEGVRFNRCYVPNSICGPCRAVVLTGKYNHKNGFYTNGNTFDGSQQTFPKLLRKAGYQTAVIGKWHLKSDPTGFDYWDVLKGQGSYYNPVLLSQSGQRRVEGYCTEIVTDLALDWLKKSRDADKPFMLMYQQKAPHREWAPPLSKLHMYDGVTIPEPPTLFEDYSLRGKPAQHQDMTIAETMTPGDLKLTTPSSLNAEQRKVWEQAYGPKNLAMQRANLSGKDLVRWKYQRYIKDYLRCVSSVDDQLGRMLDYLDESGLSENTLVIYSSDQGFYLGEHGWFDKRWMYEESLRTPCLVRWPAVVQPGRFDDHIVSPLDFAETFLEAAGAEIPADMQGRSLMPLLKGEPPEDWRQTFYYHYYEYPAWHYVRKHYGVTDGRYKLIRFYEPGVDSWELYDLLCDPNEINDVAENPVYKPVRERLAAELDRLRSELEVPAEDPPSSKRPAGPPRERKPTDTPYAAPAEAA, from the coding sequence ATGCACGGCCCACTCTTTCCATTGAGTCTCATCGCCAGCGGGCTGCTCGGGCTCTGCTTACAAGGCGCCGCGATAGCGGCCACGACCCAGCGGCCGAATATCTTGCTGGTGTTCACCGACGACCACGCCACGCAGGCGATCAGCGCCTACGGCTCACGCATCAACCAGACCCCAAACATCGACCGACTGGCGATCGAGGGCGTGCGGTTCAACCGTTGCTACGTGCCCAACTCGATCTGCGGCCCTTGCCGAGCGGTGGTGCTGACCGGCAAGTACAACCACAAGAACGGGTTCTACACCAATGGCAACACATTCGACGGATCGCAGCAGACCTTCCCCAAGCTGCTGCGAAAAGCCGGCTATCAGACCGCGGTGATCGGAAAGTGGCACCTCAAGAGTGACCCGACCGGATTCGACTACTGGGACGTACTCAAAGGGCAGGGCTCGTACTACAACCCGGTGCTCCTCAGCCAGTCGGGCCAGCGTCGGGTTGAGGGGTACTGCACCGAGATTGTCACCGACCTGGCGCTCGATTGGCTCAAGAAAAGCCGGGACGCGGACAAGCCGTTCATGCTGATGTACCAGCAGAAGGCGCCGCACCGGGAGTGGGCGCCGCCGCTCAGCAAGCTCCACATGTACGACGGCGTCACGATCCCCGAGCCCCCGACGCTGTTCGAGGACTACTCACTGCGTGGCAAGCCGGCCCAGCATCAGGACATGACCATCGCCGAGACCATGACCCCGGGGGACCTGAAACTCACCACGCCCTCCAGCCTTAACGCAGAGCAGCGCAAGGTTTGGGAGCAGGCCTACGGCCCCAAAAACCTCGCCATGCAGCGCGCCAACCTTTCCGGCAAGGACTTAGTCCGATGGAAGTACCAGCGCTACATAAAGGACTACCTGCGGTGTGTCTCGTCGGTGGACGACCAACTCGGCCGGATGCTCGACTACCTCGACGAGTCGGGGCTGTCCGAGAACACCCTCGTGATCTACTCGTCCGATCAGGGCTTCTACCTCGGCGAGCACGGCTGGTTTGACAAGCGGTGGATGTACGAGGAGTCGCTCCGCACGCCGTGCCTGGTCCGGTGGCCCGCGGTCGTCCAGCCGGGCCGCTTTGACGACCATATCGTGTCGCCGTTGGACTTTGCCGAGACCTTCCTGGAGGCCGCCGGCGCGGAAATTCCGGCAGACATGCAGGGTCGCTCTCTGATGCCGCTGCTCAAGGGCGAGCCGCCCGAGGACTGGCGTCAGACCTTCTACTACCACTACTACGAGTACCCGGCCTGGCACTACGTCCGCAAGCACTACGGCGTGACCGACGGACGCTACAAGCTGATCCGCTTCTACGAGCCGGGGGTCGACTCCTGGGAGCTTTACGATTTGCTATGCGACCCTAACGAGATCAACGACGTCGCGGAGAACCCGGTCTACAAGCCGGTCCGCGAGCGGCTCGCGGCCGAGCTCGATCGCCTGCGGTCCGAGCTCGAGGTTCCCGCCGAAGACCCGCCCTCTTCGAAGCGTCCGGCGGGGCCGCCTCGCGAGCGGAAGCCGACCGATACACCGTACGCGGCGCCGGCCGAGGCCGCTTAG